aagagttaatcTGCATATTGATAATAATAGAGATGTAAGCGACAGCCACAGATTCACTAGGAGAAGACTtcatttgattcaggcgaccctaAGCTATCCATCTTGTGGGTCTGGGTTCTGGTGGCCGACtccatttaaccacttcaggaccacCACTGTAAACATATGTCCATATGTGCAGGGCTTTGTACTGCCAGATTTCTTCTGGTGAGTGGGATGGGGTGGAAAAGAGCCTGATAAAGGAGGAGAGGGCCCTTACTCTCTAACAagattatattacaaagtttcttgcaCTATTGGTTTACGTAGAGTTTATTGAACAGGCAGAAACCATAGAATAAGCATCCTTCATCTATATAGCCATAATAACTGCAAACCAAATATTGTGAGCATTTATTGTCATTGTATTGTCATGCTTTAGACGTTTTACTTCTCTGTAGGATATTGGGACCCCGTTTCTGGAGGCTGATGCAAGTCTCTGAATTGGATATGCCATAACTGTCTTTTTCACGCCTACGTTTTGTTTTATTATAACTTTAAGACAGATTTATTAAATATAACCAACTGTATCTTTTATTTCTGTATTCTAGATCAGGATGGCTTTCCAATTGGCTTCCTGCCTGGTGCCCCACATCTATAGCTCTTCTAAAGGAAGCCGAAGAGAAAATGCTGAAATGTAAGTGAAACGCTTCAGCCCATTGGTGGTCAGGGAGATGTAAAAATTAAGATATTCTGTTCTGGCCCTAGCGTTTTGAGCAGGTATTGCATTTCTCATTCTCTCTGCTGCGTCTGGTGCTAGACCAGATTTGATGAGGCTCCTGTTATTGATGCCAACGGAGTGTTACTAATTCATCATggttaaattgctgttgtctgttGCCTCTACTTTACAAAGTTACCATGgacaaaactacaaaaaaaatataataaaaatttaacattacagaaataaaatgaaaatgcCTTTTTTAACCTCTGCTGCTGTGTGAGTAAATGGGTCTGCAGTTCTGTCTTTTGCTTTTGTTGTATTCTTGACATAATCTCTGTGTTACTGACCAAAATCTACGGTTATTTTGTTATATTTACTTTCTGACTAatgcataggaatagccttaagaaaggctattcttctgctacctttagatgtcttctccgatgTCTTCTTTAGATGTCTTTTTTGTGCCTGCTTACGCTCTGTACTctgttgaactacaggagcgtactgtgcatgcgcagtacgctagcttaagcggccacaaaaaaatggccgtgggcatgggcagttggctctgcccgatggcagagctgactgcgcatgcgtacaaGTTTGACCACAgccccagaagaagatgcagggagaagccattccagacgaagatggaagcggcgctggagatttttctcaaacagcattggggatgcccccagtgctgtttgagcgctggggactgcccccagtgctgcaaaagaactcatttgaataccgacaaaaaccgggttttataccgaacggcggcgcgtagaagacatctaaaggtaggagaagaatagcctttcttaaggctgttcctatgtgttagtgaaaAAATATAGTGTTTtaatcataggatccctttattcTATAAAGCCTTCTCGCGTCATgtttaaagtggctctatcactgggaaaagtcattttcaactaatcacatccttgcataggctttagaaaggctattccacacttatctttagtatgtaaattgcctcagtggtttctaaataagttcttttttattcatatgctaattagactgggtgcacgatgcatcgtgcaccctctttgctgtcgtttcctatgggagtatatgcactggctgctgctgatgatgatgatgactcagcttcctgtttgcacacacacataggagataatagcagggacgagtgctgctgggaatttcctgtgctggctggaaggtcattagcatatgcataaaaacggacttattcagaaactactgaggtaatttacatactaaaggtaggtgtggaatagcatttctaaagcctatgcaaggatgtgattagttaaaaattactgttCCCAAtgacagagtccctttaaggAAACATTTGGATCACGATTTGTAATGTAAATTTTCTCTCCATATGTGCGAATTACCTGACACAGTAGCCTAGTCATGGTCAAtgcttgtataatctgtattcatATGTGTATTCTTTAACTAGGTATTACAAGCTCCTATTCCAAAGACTATGTAGTAATATCTGGTGGAAACAAGATCTGGACCGTGTCATTTGTGCAGCCGCTATCTCCGAAGACTCCCTTAGTTTTGTTGCATGGCTTTGGAGGAGGCGTTGGACTTTGGGCTCTCAATTTTGAGACACTTTGTCAAAATAGAACTGTGTATGCCTTCGATATCCTGGGATTTGGACGCAGCAGTAGACCACATTTTGAGGGTGACGCAGAGAAGGCTGAGATGCAGTTTGTACAATCAATAGAAGAGTGGAGAATGGCCATGGGTCTGGATCATATGATTTTACTTGGACATAATCTGGGGGCGTTTTTAGCTTCTGCTTACTCTTTGAAATTCCCTTCAAGGTAAGTTGTTGTGCTGAGATTTGTGCTGCGATAGAAGGGTTTTGGCAACATCATTTTCCGAGCTTTACTTGGACTTTCTTACATCATTCATTCATACATGTGCATATAACAGGATCACAAGTGAAAGCTGACATTGCAAAAGCACAACAAAAATGGTAACTGTTGAACATACTCGCAACACGGTGAAAAAGTGCATTTCATAGTAACTTGTATGGCATGATATGTAAATTGTTTTTTGGGCAAAAGTTACAGGAGACAAGAAAAATGTACATATGTACACAGTGGTAAAGCAGTTGTAGTTTTTAATGATTTTTGGGGATtgtctgaggttttttttttatttgtgtattttttggAATCTCTTCATATACTATGCATACGTTTCAtcgttttgaactttttttttttgtgtgtgtgtacttTTAGATTTTAGTGATCATTATAGTTTTACTTTTTAATAATTGTGTTTTATTTAATGTTTTCTTCTTCAACTTTAGGGTAAAAAGTCTAATTTTGGTAGAGCCATGGGGATTCCCTGAAAGACCAGATAATGCGGAAGAGGAAAGACCGATTCCTATTTGGATTAAAGCAGTTGGTGCCTTATTAAGTCCATTTAATCCATTAGCAGGACTTCGCTTAGCCGGACCACTGGGTGAGCAGGTTCACTGGAGATTAAAAGACTTTGTGTTATTGACTAGAGTTGGTTTCACATCGGTACAGCAGTTTTGTTCACATTTGCCTGCAGTCAGAGACTTGTATGAGTCAATgtggaatttttttgttttttgctgaaAGTTGATATTTCAGTTATGGGTGGAATTACTTTCCACCCTGAAAGCTTTATATACTGACAGTCGGACTGGTGGTGAACTGCAGAGCCCTTGTGCCTGTACCATAAAGTGGAAACTTCTTATCTTTCACAATAGGTTATAAATACTATCCATGGTCTAAAGCCTCCCATTGTGATATTCCACTTTACATCATTGGCACCTCTTTTGGTGGCTTTCCAGTAATGAAGCTGATCAGAGGCAATCTCATTGCTATAATGTGTAGGCTGATTTTGGCCGTCCATTTCAGTAACGGCATGCCTTTCTGTTTCCTGTAGCTGCGGTCCTCCGGAGCAGAGAGCATGCctgactttttatgctttgatTTCCTCCCCATGATTTCAGGGATCGCTAGTTTGAGATATTTGCAATGTTATCCATTGTATGTAATTTAGcaagcaagcagcacagtttgTGGATAAGTTGCCAGGCAGCGATGAAACGtattgggacttgtcaggaaagtATGAGGTGGAGCAATTTTGCAGTCCAGTCTTCCAAGGAAATCGTTGTTGAGATGACAAGGTTCAGCGTTGGGGAATAACGTAACCTGATTTCTGAACAATGATGTATTTGCCCATGTTTTATGAAAAGACTTTGACCTGATTAAATTATCACCGTGTTCTCCTCTTCCAGCAAATGAGTCCGTCGCTGGCTTGCCCTTGGCACCCTTAGTCATTCAGCTATTATTTCACTATTTCAACCGCTTTATGTGAAGTGAAAGTGCTTCTATCTAATCTGTAACGTGGCTTATAGCAGTGCGTCATGTAGATGTtaaatacatatacatgtaataatatTTTAATTGTTTGTGGCACCAACTTATTCTGTAGCGACTTACAAATCATATGGTTCATGTATAGATAAAAGAAGATACGGAGTCAGATTTAGCCGTAAGAAGATGCTGAAAGCAGGTTGTAAGGGATCTGGAAGAGAGTTAGTGGCAATGTCTCAGTTGTTGCTGTTTCGATGTAATGGTAAAGGACTGAAGTTCATCAGTTTAGTTTTGCATGAACCGATTTGTAATGTGTGTGTCGGTGTCTCTTCTACAGCAAAGATTGGGAAAAGGGGAGGGTATTGGATTAAGATGTGCCTGGTTCTTCTGTTGTCAATAGAGATAAGCCTCCAGCCTGGCAGCTTCTTAGTCCCCATTGAGAGAACACGTTCAAGTTTGGCCGAGCATAAATGTACATGTCTATAAGGTCTAAgtggttcattaaaaaaaaaaaaaaaaaaatcgagccACAGAGCACTGCAATTTGTGTATAAGATCATATGGAATTGCTTCTTAAAGATAATCGCAAAAATGTAACTACAATGCAGAAAAAACTCCCACTACCATGTCACAGCAGGCGTCCTCCTACTACAGTAGCTTCCTGAGTGACTTTCTCAGTATACGTTTGCTATGGGTGCTCCACAGTAAACGTTCTTGAGGAAATCTCGCAGAGCTATTGTAAGAGGAGGATTCCTGCTGTTTGCTCTGTCACTCTTTACAAGGCTAAGGGGCAGAGGTACAGTCTTTAGAAATGTCTTTCTTTACTGCAGTGTAGTTACGTTTCTGTAGTTATCTTTATGAAGCAGTTCCATATGGTCTTGTTTACACAGcacattgttttttttgtagCTTTCTTTACAGCCGTCAGGTTTGAATCCAAAAGGGAGTTAAAACACCATATATACCCCCTCTGAACTTGTATTTACTGTAACAAGCTCTCATTTATTGGATTTAGATATATCTGAGACTtgttatttaatgtcctcctttttttcctttatcaggTCTAAGTCTCGTTCAAAGACTGAGACCAGATTTCAAGAAGAAGTATGCGTCCATGTTTGAGGATGACACTGTAACAGAATATATTTATCACTGCAATGCACAGTCTCCAAGGTAAGTCATTGTTCACACGTCGGATCTACTCTAGAACTTGTCTGCCCCTTGTGTCTTgcgggcaggggcgtaactaacgtggtagcagcagaggcagctgccacagggcccgggatactagggggcccggtgatggctgctaccgctgcagatttttatttttttttaaataggccattacctgctagtgtaactccagcacgtaacgggccctatttactgcagtgccgggggctgcctgaagatggagaggagatgcctcctccacagtccatcttttaacagtaataaagtcagcaattgctgcctttactactgcacccaagcaggggccgcctgctgtccgggcccctgctgcctcccaggaCTTGCACagtgacagcaggcaggagaaaattctatctcctgcccgctgtccccaggccctgtgccggcatctatactagtagattgaaggacctgagacatgacgtcatcaaaggtccattAGTCTACAAatatagactcagtgtcttttgtgggtggagctacccggattgtacaggtcagtgtacaatggggggaatgggttataggctgtgaggaagaggggtacatgggtgtacaggctgtgtgtgagaaagtctgcacccccattccttcctttctcacatacagcctgcacacctatgtacccctcctactcacattctgcaaCCCCctttctgccctatgtgagcaagaggaggcaaTGGgtgatgcaggctgtgtgtgagcacgaggggtacatgggcgtgcaggctgtgtgttagcaaagagggtgacctgggggcgcaggctttgtgtgagaaagaagggagaatgggggtgcaggctgtgggtgagcaagagtgtggtggaatgagaAGTTCTCCctctccagatcaccctcttgctcgcacacagctttcACCCCCATTtctcctcttgcttatacacaccctgcaccccacgtcaccctcttattcacaaacagtcTGCATGCCcgtgtacccctcttggaggggaccccatgtcaaaagttcaccacggggcctcgccattcctagttacgccactgcttgcggGTGTTTGTGCTGCATAGTTCGTCATCTTGGTTTACTGTTCTAATGGCACAACTGAAGCGGACTAGGCTACACTGTAGGAAATAAACTCCTGTTTACTTGACAAGATGGTGGCTTTTTAGAATTTCATATTGGCACCATCACTGTGAATAGATCTTGTACAGTAATCAGCGTACTAAatcactaggttttatagatgcTTGAAAGAATATTTCATGCTATAGAAATTCTTGATTTATGAAAAATTCTACACGGTTATTTCTTGGTTGCAGCGGTGAGACAGCATTCAGAAACATGACTGTCCCATATGGCTGGGCTCGAAGGCCAATGTTGCAGCGCATTGACAAGATGCACCCAGACATTCCAGTTACAGTCATATATGGAGCTCGATCTTGTATTGATGGGAACTCTGGAAGCACCATTCAGTCTCTACGCCCAGACTCCTTTGTGGAGACCATTGTAAGTCCTGTGCAATGCAGTCTATATATATTCAATAAAGAATTAAAAGTGTTAAATGAAGTGTTATATTATGTAGAGACTGGGTACGTATTTCTTAAtactgcagccaggctgaatgtagacTCATCTAGAGGTGGACGgcacacccattcatttcaatgggagcactgaaGATAGCTGAAGTATAGCactctgttatctctagcactacTATGCAGAATGCTACACTTTGGCTGTCTCCGTTGCTTCTCTTGAAATAATATTCCGTGTTCTACCAGATATACGCCTACATT
This genomic stretch from Leptodactylus fuscus isolate aLepFus1 chromosome 4, aLepFus1.hap2, whole genome shotgun sequence harbors:
- the ABHD5 gene encoding 1-acylglycerol-3-phosphate O-acyltransferase ABHD5 isoform X2, whose protein sequence is MADDAEVSVASSADRGLISSLRAAAWSLVSGWLSNWLPAWCPTSIALLKEAEEKMLKCITSSYSKDYVVISGGNKIWTVSFVQPLSPKTPLVLLHGFGGGVGLWALNFETLCQNRTVYAFDILGFGRSSRPHFEGDAEKAEMQFVQSIEEWRMAMGLDHMILLGHNLGAFLASAYSLKFPSRVKSLILVEPWGFPERPDNAEEERPIPIWIKAVGALLSPFNPLAGLRLAGPLGLSLVQRLRPDFKKKYASMFEDDTVTEYIYHCNAQSPSGETAFRNMTVPYGWARRPMLQRIDKMHPDIPVTVIYGARSCIDGNSGSTIQSLRPDSFVETIAIRGAGHYVFADQPEDFNQKVTEICDSVD
- the ABHD5 gene encoding 1-acylglycerol-3-phosphate O-acyltransferase ABHD5 isoform X1, producing the protein MADDAEVSVASSADRGLISSLRAAAWSLVYVPARQLDLESGWLSNWLPAWCPTSIALLKEAEEKMLKCITSSYSKDYVVISGGNKIWTVSFVQPLSPKTPLVLLHGFGGGVGLWALNFETLCQNRTVYAFDILGFGRSSRPHFEGDAEKAEMQFVQSIEEWRMAMGLDHMILLGHNLGAFLASAYSLKFPSRVKSLILVEPWGFPERPDNAEEERPIPIWIKAVGALLSPFNPLAGLRLAGPLGLSLVQRLRPDFKKKYASMFEDDTVTEYIYHCNAQSPSGETAFRNMTVPYGWARRPMLQRIDKMHPDIPVTVIYGARSCIDGNSGSTIQSLRPDSFVETIAIRGAGHYVFADQPEDFNQKVTEICDSVD